The following DNA comes from Spirulina major PCC 6313.
TCTATCGCGCCACGGGTATTTTGGTCAGTTGCCCGCAGAGATTGTCAGTCAGTGGGGCATTTAACCCCGCTGCCTGACGCTTGTTTCCTCCCCCACCTGCGGTGCGAGGTGGGGGTTTCCACAAGGAGTTTTTGATGAAGTCATGACAAAACCCTATCGATTGCTATTTGTTTGTTTAGGTAATATCTGCCGTTCCCCGTCGGCGGAGAATATCATGCAGCATTTGATTGCTGAAGCGGGCTTATCCGATCGCATTCTCTGTGATTCGGCGGGAACGTCGAGTTATCATGTGGGGTCGTCCCCCGATCGCCGGATGCGAGCCGCTGCCTCCCAACGCGGGATTACCCTCCAAGGCTCCGCTCGCCAGTTCACCACGGCAGATTTTGAAGCGTTCGATCTGATCTTGGCGATGGACGAAGACAATTACCGCAACATTCTGGCGATGGATCGCCACGATCGCTACGGGGACAAGGTGCGTTTAATGTGTGACTATGCGGAGCATTTTCGCGATCGCGAAGTGCCCGACCCCTACTATGGCGGCCCCGATGGGTTTAACTACGTGATTGACCTCTTGATGGATGCCTGTCAGGGGTTACTCACCCAGATTCAACAGTCCGCCGAATTTACCGCCTAGGAAATGAGGTGATGTTCCACGGCAAAGCGGGAGAGGTTCGCCCGGTTGTTGGTTTCGGTTTTGCGAAGCAGATTGCTGACGTATTTTTCAATGGTGCGGGGGCTGAGATGGAGGCGGATACCAATATCACTATTGGAGAGGCCATGGGCGAGGAGTTCGAGGACTTGCTGTTCTCGTTCCGTGAGGTCATCGAGGTTAAAACGGGCCATGGTGTTGGATTCTGATTTGCTCGTCGGGGCAGTACGGGGGGAGGGGGTGACTTCCTCCTCTGACCGGGCGAAGCGCACTTCGTTGTGGATGATTTGCGATCGCTCCAATAAATTTCGCACCACCGCCAAAAGCTCATCCATTTCAAAGGGCTTCGGTAAATAGGCATCACAGCCCACCCGATACCCCTGAATCCGATCTTGGGTTTCGTTGCACTCCGTCAAAAAAATCACCGGAATCAGCCGATATTCGGGGCGTTGAC
Coding sequences within:
- a CDS encoding low molecular weight protein-tyrosine-phosphatase, translating into MTKPYRLLFVCLGNICRSPSAENIMQHLIAEAGLSDRILCDSAGTSSYHVGSSPDRRMRAAASQRGITLQGSARQFTTADFEAFDLILAMDEDNYRNILAMDRHDRYGDKVRLMCDYAEHFRDREVPDPYYGGPDGFNYVIDLLMDACQGLLTQIQQSAEFTA
- a CDS encoding response regulator transcription factor, coding for MPLFILVADDNPGIRQAICDSLEFGGYSAVPASDGQEALENVDTYHPHLIVADIKMPRLNGYEFIKKVRQRPEYRLIPVIFLTECNETQDRIQGYRVGCDAYLPKPFEMDELLAVVRNLLERSQIIHNEVRFARSEEEVTPSPRTAPTSKSESNTMARFNLDDLTEREQQVLELLAHGLSNSDIGIRLHLSPRTIEKYVSNLLRKTETNNRANLSRFAVEHHLIS